Proteins encoded together in one Solanum lycopersicum chromosome 7, SLM_r2.1 window:
- the LOC101249662 gene encoding uncharacterized protein isoform X1 produces MSKTRDEEEEDERFHDSLDRLLSSTNTSCSSSPSSDNEEDDIKDLSFNLGSPNYGVSEPLPVPRFPRGVSNNYDVWISEPISVEERRIRLLSQMGLARDPSLLRHRPSLSQSAAADYDFDERPEIFGRSISENHLKCPLAGGESISNSINSKISCIESNVCGIVRSKSDGDRNCSHCCCSYSVHKNTDVISLNSTSISSVQVNMANGVDGIVVHNNRNRSKSLCEDLFRNGNGSPKKPPTGKTRADSTNNGTCNSLPVLANNEVEQGLESNGDIGIEEQLCTIKSLDDGKEFVVKEVKEDGTLKKVKEVGTGRQLTIEEFEMCVGTSPIVQELMRRQNVEDGNKDSLNGNTNEDAETGPKSKKKGSWLKSIKNVAGAMTGYKERRSSDERDTSSEKGGRRSSSATDDSQDASFHGPERVRVRQYGKSCKELTALYKSQEIPAHTGAIWTIKFSLDGKYLASAGEDCIIHVWQVTESERKGDLLLDKPEDGNLNLLLLANGSPEPTTMSPNDGHPEKKRRGRLSISRKSGSFDHVLVPETVFALSEKPVSSFQGHEDDVLDLSWSKSQHLLSSSMDKTVRLWHLSSKSCLKVFSHSDYVTCIQFNPVDDRYFISGSLDAKVRIWSIPERQVVDWNDLHEMVTAACYTPDGQGAFVGSYKGNCRQYNTSDNKLQHKAQLNLQNKKKKAHQKKITGFQFVPGSTSEVLITSADSRIRVVDGVDLVHKFKGFRNTNSQISASVTADGRYVVCASEDSHVYIWKHEGDSRPSRNRGATITQSYEHFHCQDVSVAIPWPGLSDNLKLPDSSLGEQNGHADHLDEVSTANHPPTPIEENGTECSPLVSGCSNSPLHGTLSGAMNSYFFDKFSATWPEEKLLLATKNRSPRVSVDTSVDFSNGLNQSKSAWGFVIVTAGRRGEIRTFQNFGLPIRI; encoded by the exons ATGAGCAAAACCAGAGACGAAGAAGAAGAGGACGAGCGATTTCACGACTCACTTGACCGGTTACTTTCGTCTACTAATACTTCTTGTTCTTCATCTCCTTCTTCTGATAACGAAGAAGACGATATTAAGGATCTTAGTTTCAATTTGGGGTCTCCTAATTATGGTGTTTCGGAGCCGCTTCCGGTACCGAGGTTCCCAAGGGGTGTATCGAATAACTATGATGTGTGGATCTCTGAACCCATCTCGGTTGAAGAACGACGTATTAGACTCCTCAGTCAAATGGGTCTTGCCCGTGACCCTTCTCTCCTCCGCCATAGACCGTCACTCTCACAGTCTGCTGCTGCTGACTACGATTTTGACGAAAGACCGGAGATTTTTGGCAGATCGATTTCAGAAAATCATTTGAAGTGTCCACTTGCCGGCGGTGAGAGTATTTCTAATAGTATTAATTCCAAAATTAGTTGTATTGAGAGTAATGTTTGCGGGATCGTTCGATCAAAATCGGATGGCGATCGCAATTGCTctcattgttgttgttcttattcAGTTCATAAAAATACTGATGTTATTTCCTTGAATTCTACTTCCATTTCATCAGTACAAGTAAATATGGCCAATGGGGTTGACGGTATAGTTGTACATAATAACCGAAACCGTAGTAAAAGTCTCTGCGAGGATCTTTTTCGTAATGGCAATGGATCCCCGAAGAAGCCACCCACAGGAAAGACGAGAGCTGATTCCACAAACAATGGGACCTGTAATTCGTTGCCGGTGCTGGCGAATAATGAGGTGGAGCAAGGGTTGGAATCAAATGGAGATATCGGAATTGAAGAGCAGTTGTGCACAATAAAGAGTCTTGATGATGGGAAGGAGTTTGTGGTTAAGGAAGTTAAGGAAGACGGGACTTTGAAAAAAGTCAAGGAAGTGGGTACAGGAAGGCAGTTGACCATAGAAGAGTTTGAGATGTGTGTTGGGACATCACCAATTGTTCAAGAACTGATGAGAAGGCAGAATGTAGAGGATGGGAATAAGGATAGTTTGAATGGTAATACAAATGAGGATGCTGAAACTGGACCCAAGTCGAAGAAAAAGGGTAGTTGGTTGAAGAGTATCAAAAATGTGGCTGGTGCTATGACAGGTTATAAGGAGCGGCGGAGCAGTGATGAGAGGGATACATCATCTGAGAAGGGTGGCAGAAGGTCAAGCTCGGCTACAGATGATAGTCAGGATGCTTCTTTTCATGGGCCTGAGAGAGTACGGGTCCGGCAGTATGGGAAGTCCTGCAAAGAACTTACAGCACTGTATAAGAGCCAAGAGATACCGGCACATACTGGGGCTATTTGGACCATCAAATTTAGTTTGGACGGGAAGTATCTCGCTAGTGCTGGTGAAGACTGTATAATACATGTCTGGCAGGTTACTGAATCAGAGAGGAAGGGTGACCTATTGCTGGATAAACCAGAAGACGGGAATTTAAATCTCTTGCTTTTGGCAAATGGATCTCCGGAGCCAACTACAATGTCACCAAATGATGGCCACCCggagaagaaaagaagaggaaggtTGTCTATAAGTCGAAAATCAGGGAGCTTCGACCATGTTTTGGTACCGGAGACCGTTTTCGCACTTTCAGAAAAGCCCGTCTCTTCATTTCAGGGGCATGAGGATGATGTGCTTGACCTCTCATGGTCAAAGTCTCAG CATTTGCTTTCATCTTCAATGGACAAAACAGTGCGGCTGTGGCATTTGTCTAGCAAGTCTTGTTtgaaggttttctcacatagtGATTATG TAACCTGCATCCAGTTTAACCCTGTTGATGATAGATACTTTATCAGTGGGTCCCTAGATGCTAAGGTTCGCATATGGAGCATTCCAGAGAGACAAGTTGTCGATTGGAATGATCTGCATGAGATGGTCACAGCCGCTTGCTATACACCAGATGGTCAG GGTGCATTTGTTGGTTCATACAAGGGGAATTGTCGTCAATACAACACATCAG ACAATAAATTGCAGCATAAAGCTCAACTCAATCTtcagaataagaagaagaaggctCACCAGAAGAAAATTACTGGTTTCCAG TTTGTTCCAGGGAGTACATCAGAAGTGCTTATAACATCTGCAGATTCGAGAATTCGGGTGGTTGATGGTGTTGATCTTGTCCACAAGTTCAAAG GTTTTCGCAATACAAACAGCCAAATCTCAGCCTCTGTGACTGCTGATGGTAGATATGTGGTCTGTGCCAGTGAGGACTCACATGTCTATATCTGGAAACATGAAGGTGATTCTCGGCCAAGCAGGAATAGAGGCGCTACCATTACACAGTCGTACGAGCATTTCCATTGTCAAGATGTTTCAGTGGCCATACCTTGGCCTGGCTTATCTGATAATCTGAAACTTCCCGATTCCTCGTTAGGGGAGCAAAATGGGCATGCTGATCATCTCGATGAGGTTTCCACTGCCAACCATCCTCCTACACCCATTGAAGAGAATGGCACCGAGTGCTCACCTCTGGTATCTGGCTGCAGTAACAGTCCTCTTCATGGGACTTTAAGTGGTGCCATGAACAGCTACTTCTTTGATAAATTCTCAGCAACCTGGCCCGAGGAAAAACTCCTTTTAGCTACTAAAAATCGTAGCCCTCGTGTCAGTGTAGATACTAGTGTCGACTTCTCCAATGGTTTAAACCAATCCAAGTCTGCTTGGGGTTTTGTCATTGTAACTgcaggccgaagaggggaaatcAGGACTTTCCAAAATTTTGGACTACCAATCCGGATATAG
- the LOC101249662 gene encoding uncharacterized protein isoform X2, producing the protein MSKTRDEEEEDERFHDSLDRLLSSTNTSCSSSPSSDNEEDDIKDLSFNLGSPNYGVSEPLPVPRFPRGVSNNYDVWISEPISVEERRIRLLSQMGLARDPSLLRHRPSLSQSAAADYDFDERPEIFGRSISENHLKCPLAGVQVNMANGVDGIVVHNNRNRSKSLCEDLFRNGNGSPKKPPTGKTRADSTNNGTCNSLPVLANNEVEQGLESNGDIGIEEQLCTIKSLDDGKEFVVKEVKEDGTLKKVKEVGTGRQLTIEEFEMCVGTSPIVQELMRRQNVEDGNKDSLNGNTNEDAETGPKSKKKGSWLKSIKNVAGAMTGYKERRSSDERDTSSEKGGRRSSSATDDSQDASFHGPERVRVRQYGKSCKELTALYKSQEIPAHTGAIWTIKFSLDGKYLASAGEDCIIHVWQVTESERKGDLLLDKPEDGNLNLLLLANGSPEPTTMSPNDGHPEKKRRGRLSISRKSGSFDHVLVPETVFALSEKPVSSFQGHEDDVLDLSWSKSQHLLSSSMDKTVRLWHLSSKSCLKVFSHSDYVTCIQFNPVDDRYFISGSLDAKVRIWSIPERQVVDWNDLHEMVTAACYTPDGQGAFVGSYKGNCRQYNTSDNKLQHKAQLNLQNKKKKAHQKKITGFQFVPGSTSEVLITSADSRIRVVDGVDLVHKFKGFRNTNSQISASVTADGRYVVCASEDSHVYIWKHEGDSRPSRNRGATITQSYEHFHCQDVSVAIPWPGLSDNLKLPDSSLGEQNGHADHLDEVSTANHPPTPIEENGTECSPLVSGCSNSPLHGTLSGAMNSYFFDKFSATWPEEKLLLATKNRSPRVSVDTSVDFSNGLNQSKSAWGFVIVTAGRRGEIRTFQNFGLPIRI; encoded by the exons ATGAGCAAAACCAGAGACGAAGAAGAAGAGGACGAGCGATTTCACGACTCACTTGACCGGTTACTTTCGTCTACTAATACTTCTTGTTCTTCATCTCCTTCTTCTGATAACGAAGAAGACGATATTAAGGATCTTAGTTTCAATTTGGGGTCTCCTAATTATGGTGTTTCGGAGCCGCTTCCGGTACCGAGGTTCCCAAGGGGTGTATCGAATAACTATGATGTGTGGATCTCTGAACCCATCTCGGTTGAAGAACGACGTATTAGACTCCTCAGTCAAATGGGTCTTGCCCGTGACCCTTCTCTCCTCCGCCATAGACCGTCACTCTCACAGTCTGCTGCTGCTGACTACGATTTTGACGAAAGACCGGAGATTTTTGGCAGATCGATTTCAGAAAATCATTTGAAGTGTCCACTTGCCGGCG TACAAGTAAATATGGCCAATGGGGTTGACGGTATAGTTGTACATAATAACCGAAACCGTAGTAAAAGTCTCTGCGAGGATCTTTTTCGTAATGGCAATGGATCCCCGAAGAAGCCACCCACAGGAAAGACGAGAGCTGATTCCACAAACAATGGGACCTGTAATTCGTTGCCGGTGCTGGCGAATAATGAGGTGGAGCAAGGGTTGGAATCAAATGGAGATATCGGAATTGAAGAGCAGTTGTGCACAATAAAGAGTCTTGATGATGGGAAGGAGTTTGTGGTTAAGGAAGTTAAGGAAGACGGGACTTTGAAAAAAGTCAAGGAAGTGGGTACAGGAAGGCAGTTGACCATAGAAGAGTTTGAGATGTGTGTTGGGACATCACCAATTGTTCAAGAACTGATGAGAAGGCAGAATGTAGAGGATGGGAATAAGGATAGTTTGAATGGTAATACAAATGAGGATGCTGAAACTGGACCCAAGTCGAAGAAAAAGGGTAGTTGGTTGAAGAGTATCAAAAATGTGGCTGGTGCTATGACAGGTTATAAGGAGCGGCGGAGCAGTGATGAGAGGGATACATCATCTGAGAAGGGTGGCAGAAGGTCAAGCTCGGCTACAGATGATAGTCAGGATGCTTCTTTTCATGGGCCTGAGAGAGTACGGGTCCGGCAGTATGGGAAGTCCTGCAAAGAACTTACAGCACTGTATAAGAGCCAAGAGATACCGGCACATACTGGGGCTATTTGGACCATCAAATTTAGTTTGGACGGGAAGTATCTCGCTAGTGCTGGTGAAGACTGTATAATACATGTCTGGCAGGTTACTGAATCAGAGAGGAAGGGTGACCTATTGCTGGATAAACCAGAAGACGGGAATTTAAATCTCTTGCTTTTGGCAAATGGATCTCCGGAGCCAACTACAATGTCACCAAATGATGGCCACCCggagaagaaaagaagaggaaggtTGTCTATAAGTCGAAAATCAGGGAGCTTCGACCATGTTTTGGTACCGGAGACCGTTTTCGCACTTTCAGAAAAGCCCGTCTCTTCATTTCAGGGGCATGAGGATGATGTGCTTGACCTCTCATGGTCAAAGTCTCAG CATTTGCTTTCATCTTCAATGGACAAAACAGTGCGGCTGTGGCATTTGTCTAGCAAGTCTTGTTtgaaggttttctcacatagtGATTATG TAACCTGCATCCAGTTTAACCCTGTTGATGATAGATACTTTATCAGTGGGTCCCTAGATGCTAAGGTTCGCATATGGAGCATTCCAGAGAGACAAGTTGTCGATTGGAATGATCTGCATGAGATGGTCACAGCCGCTTGCTATACACCAGATGGTCAG GGTGCATTTGTTGGTTCATACAAGGGGAATTGTCGTCAATACAACACATCAG ACAATAAATTGCAGCATAAAGCTCAACTCAATCTtcagaataagaagaagaaggctCACCAGAAGAAAATTACTGGTTTCCAG TTTGTTCCAGGGAGTACATCAGAAGTGCTTATAACATCTGCAGATTCGAGAATTCGGGTGGTTGATGGTGTTGATCTTGTCCACAAGTTCAAAG GTTTTCGCAATACAAACAGCCAAATCTCAGCCTCTGTGACTGCTGATGGTAGATATGTGGTCTGTGCCAGTGAGGACTCACATGTCTATATCTGGAAACATGAAGGTGATTCTCGGCCAAGCAGGAATAGAGGCGCTACCATTACACAGTCGTACGAGCATTTCCATTGTCAAGATGTTTCAGTGGCCATACCTTGGCCTGGCTTATCTGATAATCTGAAACTTCCCGATTCCTCGTTAGGGGAGCAAAATGGGCATGCTGATCATCTCGATGAGGTTTCCACTGCCAACCATCCTCCTACACCCATTGAAGAGAATGGCACCGAGTGCTCACCTCTGGTATCTGGCTGCAGTAACAGTCCTCTTCATGGGACTTTAAGTGGTGCCATGAACAGCTACTTCTTTGATAAATTCTCAGCAACCTGGCCCGAGGAAAAACTCCTTTTAGCTACTAAAAATCGTAGCCCTCGTGTCAGTGTAGATACTAGTGTCGACTTCTCCAATGGTTTAAACCAATCCAAGTCTGCTTGGGGTTTTGTCATTGTAACTgcaggccgaagaggggaaatcAGGACTTTCCAAAATTTTGGACTACCAATCCGGATATAG